One genomic segment of Actinomycetota bacterium includes these proteins:
- a CDS encoding cob(I)yrinic acid a,c-diamide adenosyltransferase, producing the protein MPDKVYTRRGDDGTTQLFFAGSERIPKNDLRPCAYGESDEAVSALGLARAHAGLEGQEDVAEIVLGLQRELFVLNAELATAPDNWPRLTPGVSLVTQQMVDRLEEVIDGLTQRFEQPKDFIVPGNTILGACLDHAARVVRRAERAAVALAAAEQVRPEALRYLNRLADLVWVLARYSERSGPQPKPRPS; encoded by the coding sequence ATGCCCGACAAGGTCTACACGCGGCGCGGCGACGACGGGACGACGCAGCTTTTCTTCGCCGGTAGCGAACGCATCCCCAAAAACGACCTGCGCCCCTGCGCCTACGGGGAGTCCGACGAGGCGGTCTCGGCGCTGGGGCTCGCGCGTGCGCACGCTGGCCTGGAGGGCCAGGAGGACGTGGCGGAGATCGTCCTGGGCCTCCAGCGCGAGCTGTTCGTCCTCAATGCCGAGCTCGCGACAGCGCCGGACAACTGGCCGCGGCTGACCCCGGGCGTGTCGCTGGTGACGCAGCAGATGGTCGACCGTCTGGAGGAGGTCATCGACGGCCTGACGCAGCGGTTCGAGCAACCGAAGGATTTCATCGTGCCGGGCAACACCATCCTCGGGGCCTGCCTGGACCACGCGGCTCGCGTGGTTAGACGGGCCGAACGGGCGGCCGTCGCCCTGGCGGCGGCGGAACAGGTCCGGCCGGAGGCGCTGCGGTATCTCAACCGGCTCGCGGACCTGGTGTGGGTGCTGGCGCGCTACTCCGAGAGGTCCGGCCCCCAGCCGAAGCCCCGGCCCTCCTGA
- the recO gene encoding DNA repair protein RecO: MPDRGHGLYRDQGIVLRGIKLGESDRILSVLTQSHGRIRVVAKGARKSKSRFGGRIDAFTHVDLQLYTGRELDILTQAEILGRFPRLRSDYASFTAAAAMADAVERTTPDRERNVRLFVLLRTGLHALEQGADDPGVLAYAFLVKAASLAGLHPVLQACVGCGGPAGSAFSMSAGGVVCPACTSRSDPRVSDGVLEAWTGLLAGTWEELRRLRLAPDVQRELPGLLLGFVQWQLDNRFRAFGLLASQ, from the coding sequence ATGCCGGATCGAGGCCACGGCCTGTACAGGGACCAGGGCATCGTCCTGCGCGGCATCAAGCTGGGAGAGTCCGACCGCATCCTGTCCGTTTTGACGCAGTCGCACGGGCGCATCCGGGTGGTGGCCAAGGGTGCCCGCAAGTCCAAGTCGCGGTTCGGCGGGCGAATCGACGCGTTCACCCACGTGGACCTGCAGCTGTACACCGGCCGCGAGCTGGACATCCTCACGCAGGCCGAGATCCTCGGCCGCTTCCCGAGGCTGCGATCGGACTATGCCTCGTTCACGGCGGCGGCCGCGATGGCCGACGCGGTCGAGCGCACCACCCCGGACCGTGAGCGCAACGTCCGGCTGTTCGTCCTGCTCAGGACCGGATTGCACGCACTCGAGCAAGGCGCGGACGACCCCGGCGTCCTGGCCTACGCTTTTCTCGTCAAGGCCGCCTCTCTGGCCGGACTGCACCCCGTCCTGCAGGCCTGTGTCGGCTGTGGTGGACCAGCCGGATCCGCGTTCTCGATGTCCGCAGGGGGGGTCGTGTGTCCGGCCTGTACCTCGCGCTCCGACCCCCGCGTATCGGACGGGGTTTTGGAGGCGTGGACGGGGCTTCTGGCCGGGACCTGGGAGGAGCTGCGAAGGTTGCGGCTGGCCCCGGACGTGCAACGAGAGCTGCCGGGACTGCTGCTGGGATTCGTCCAGTGGCAGTTGGACAACCGCTTCAGGGCCTTCGGGCTGCTGGCTTCCCAATAG
- the uppS gene encoding polyprenyl diphosphate synthase: MDAPHAHLDLTRMPKHVALIMDGNGRWAKQRGLPRTAGHSAGEESIVECVDGALEVGLRWLTVYAFSTENWKRPVDEVRFLMNYNRDLLFRRRDEFRSKGVRIRFIGRRDDRRLPRKLVAIAEEAEEMTRGCRKLNLTIALNYGGRAEIMDGFRHLAQRVEKGEVDAEKVSERDLRGFFYAPEMPDPDVIVRTSGEMRTSNFLLWQGAYSELVFTPVLWPDFRREHLWEAIGEFQRRARRFGGVR; this comes from the coding sequence GTGGATGCCCCGCACGCGCACCTGGACCTCACCCGGATGCCGAAGCACGTTGCGCTGATCATGGACGGCAACGGCAGGTGGGCCAAGCAGCGGGGGCTGCCTCGCACCGCGGGGCACAGCGCCGGCGAGGAGTCCATCGTCGAGTGCGTGGACGGGGCCCTGGAGGTTGGGCTGCGGTGGCTGACCGTGTACGCGTTCTCCACCGAGAACTGGAAGCGGCCGGTGGACGAGGTCCGTTTTCTCATGAACTACAACCGCGACCTGCTGTTCCGCCGTCGCGACGAGTTCCGGTCCAAGGGGGTGCGGATCAGGTTCATCGGCCGCCGCGACGACCGGCGCCTGCCCCGGAAGCTGGTGGCCATCGCCGAGGAGGCCGAGGAGATGACCCGCGGATGTCGCAAGCTGAACCTGACCATCGCCCTCAACTACGGGGGCCGGGCCGAGATAATGGACGGCTTCCGACACCTCGCCCAGCGCGTGGAGAAGGGGGAGGTGGATGCCGAGAAAGTGTCGGAACGCGACCTCCGTGGCTTCTTCTACGCGCCCGAGATGCCGGACCCGGACGTGATCGTTCGAACTTCCGGTGAGATGAGGACATCCAACTTCCTGCTGTGGCAGGGGGCATATTCGGAACTGGTCTTCACGCCTGTTTTGTGGCCGGACTTCCGCCGCGAGCACCTGTGGGAGGCGATCGGGGAGTTCCAGCGCCGAGCGCGGCGCTTCGGGGGAGTGCGGTGA
- a CDS encoding glycine--tRNA ligase subunit alpha has protein sequence MNYQDLILSLLRFWGDRGCLVGQPYSGEVGAGTFNPLTFLRALGPEPWRAVYVEPSKRPTDARYGDNPNRLYSHHQVQVVLKPAPDDIQDLYLESLSAFGVKASEHDIRFVEDNWESPSLGAWGLGWEVWLDGMEITQFTYFQQVGAVECEVVTGEITYGTERIAMYLQGVDNVFDLQYAPGVTYGEVHKASERQWSAYVFDHSSADSLFSWFDEYSEESRRLIGQGLVLPAMDFAIKASHTFNLLDARGVIAVAERARYLGLVRDLTKACASAWLEARREEGFPLQASLDSPVRANP, from the coding sequence GTGAACTACCAGGACCTGATCCTTTCCCTCCTGCGCTTTTGGGGTGACCGCGGGTGTCTGGTCGGCCAGCCCTATTCGGGAGAGGTGGGAGCGGGGACGTTCAACCCGCTGACCTTCTTGAGGGCCCTCGGGCCGGAGCCCTGGCGCGCGGTGTACGTCGAGCCGTCCAAAAGGCCCACCGACGCCCGGTACGGCGACAACCCCAATCGCCTGTACTCCCATCACCAGGTGCAGGTCGTCCTGAAGCCGGCGCCCGATGACATCCAGGACCTGTACCTCGAGTCTTTGTCCGCGTTCGGTGTCAAGGCGTCCGAGCACGACATCCGGTTCGTCGAGGACAACTGGGAGTCCCCGTCGCTGGGGGCGTGGGGGCTCGGCTGGGAGGTCTGGCTGGACGGGATGGAAATCACCCAGTTCACGTACTTCCAGCAGGTTGGGGCCGTGGAGTGTGAGGTCGTGACGGGTGAGATCACCTACGGGACCGAGCGGATCGCAATGTACCTGCAGGGCGTCGACAACGTGTTCGACCTGCAGTACGCGCCGGGCGTCACCTATGGCGAGGTCCACAAGGCCTCGGAGAGGCAGTGGTCGGCCTACGTCTTCGACCACTCGTCCGCGGACAGTCTCTTCTCGTGGTTTGACGAGTACTCCGAAGAGAGCCGGCGGCTGATCGGCCAGGGACTCGTTCTGCCGGCGATGGACTTCGCCATCAAGGCCTCGCACACTTTCAACCTGCTGGACGCGCGCGGGGTGATCGCGGTCGCCGAGAGAGCCCGTTACCTGGGGCTGGTACGTGACCTCACGAAGGCCTGCGCCTCCGCGTGGCTGGAGGCCCGGCGGGAGGAGGGATTCCCCCTGCAGGCGTCATTGGACTCGCCTGTGCGGGCGAACCCCTAG
- a CDS encoding cyclic nucleotide-binding domain-containing protein: MRNKKEGLKLLKSVPLFEGLSGAELKRLLAETEERYFSPGQDLVVEGQKGGPFFLITEGRAKLIMGGRTRKTLGPGAAVGEMSLIDGLPRSATVRADTNIKALAIKSWNFLAILEESWPITKKIMAELSRRVRALEKVEPH, encoded by the coding sequence ATGCGCAACAAGAAAGAGGGCCTGAAGCTTCTGAAGTCCGTGCCGTTGTTCGAGGGGCTGTCCGGCGCTGAGTTGAAGCGCCTCCTGGCGGAAACCGAGGAGCGGTACTTCTCTCCGGGCCAGGACCTGGTCGTCGAGGGCCAGAAGGGCGGGCCCTTCTTCCTGATCACGGAGGGCCGGGCGAAACTGATCATGGGGGGGCGTACCAGGAAGACCCTCGGGCCCGGCGCCGCCGTGGGCGAGATGTCCCTGATAGACGGGCTGCCCAGATCCGCGACCGTCCGGGCCGACACCAACATCAAGGCGCTCGCCATCAAGTCCTGGAATTTTCTGGCGATCCTGGAAGAGAGCTGGCCGATCACCAAAAAGATCATGGCCGAGCTGAGCAGGCGCGTCCGGGCGCTGGAAAAGGTCGAGCCCCACTGA
- a CDS encoding S8/S53 family peptidase — MQPSRLRAAVVPVVLALIAALVTPSPAVALQDRPVTVVAVVDSGFSPYHYDFLGSQHPWNTDSDPGNDLDFSAHPSTYVEGHPGAERLDLTLPGSATADVDQLRGVDSAKWNSFGRSTTSQARMYWMPGTKVIGAVRFGGERFEGSNSAHGTRSAASAAGNLHGTCPECLFVLVSGMLPEALAWAMSQPWIDVVTNSYGHSTTPLRDNVYRHGPVQQGKAASEAGQVVVFSAGNGLANAFDVPAFTYWSSEKGPDWVVTVGAVSPDDQATYSGAGKPVDISSIGRSYPSTGGSLAEGTGTHSGTSNAAPVVAGYFGRVLQSARETLGDLSAGHAAGVVAQGEPVTCGTAHPSCPLGDGVLTRAELQDLVFHNVLPDPGLNAAGVASVQGVPHAYYYQGHGAVLGRLRGSHDWLEEAGRMIGASTGVAAPPQRPAGERNWFVVDSMCRQGIWGDWTGGYYTGSAPDMNPIDDPLATSFRAGCSAL, encoded by the coding sequence ATGCAGCCCAGCCGCCTTCGTGCCGCCGTAGTCCCGGTTGTCCTCGCTCTCATCGCGGCGCTGGTGACGCCGTCACCCGCCGTGGCGCTCCAGGACCGCCCGGTCACGGTCGTGGCCGTCGTCGACTCCGGGTTCTCTCCGTACCACTACGACTTCCTCGGCTCCCAGCACCCCTGGAACACCGACTCGGACCCCGGCAACGACCTGGACTTCTCAGCCCATCCCTCGACCTACGTGGAGGGGCACCCGGGGGCCGAACGACTGGACCTCACGCTGCCGGGTTCGGCAACCGCGGACGTCGACCAACTCCGGGGCGTCGACTCGGCCAAGTGGAACTCGTTCGGCAGGTCCACGACCTCGCAGGCGCGCATGTACTGGATGCCGGGCACCAAGGTCATCGGAGCCGTTCGCTTTGGGGGCGAGCGGTTCGAGGGCTCCAACTCGGCACACGGCACGAGGTCGGCCGCGAGCGCCGCGGGCAACCTGCACGGGACGTGCCCGGAGTGCCTGTTCGTCCTGGTCTCCGGGATGCTGCCGGAGGCGCTGGCGTGGGCGATGTCCCAGCCGTGGATCGACGTCGTCACCAACTCCTACGGACACAGCACGACCCCCTTGAGGGACAACGTCTACCGCCACGGACCGGTCCAGCAGGGCAAGGCGGCGTCCGAGGCCGGGCAGGTCGTGGTGTTCAGCGCCGGCAACGGACTCGCCAACGCCTTTGACGTCCCGGCTTTCACCTACTGGTCCAGCGAAAAGGGGCCCGACTGGGTGGTGACGGTGGGAGCCGTTTCCCCCGACGACCAGGCCACCTATTCCGGGGCCGGCAAGCCCGTGGACATCTCCTCGATCGGGCGCAGCTACCCATCGACCGGTGGATCTTTGGCAGAAGGGACCGGCACTCACAGCGGGACTTCCAACGCGGCTCCCGTGGTGGCCGGATACTTCGGGCGCGTGCTGCAGTCGGCGCGGGAGACGCTGGGTGATCTCTCGGCCGGGCACGCCGCGGGCGTGGTCGCGCAGGGCGAGCCGGTGACCTGCGGGACCGCCCACCCGTCCTGCCCGCTGGGCGACGGCGTCCTTACGCGGGCCGAGCTGCAGGATCTGGTCTTCCACAACGTGCTTCCCGACCCGGGCCTGAACGCCGCAGGCGTGGCCTCCGTACAGGGCGTCCCGCACGCGTACTACTACCAAGGCCACGGAGCGGTCCTGGGACGCCTGCGCGGGTCACACGACTGGCTGGAGGAGGCGGGACGGATGATCGGTGCCTCCACGGGCGTGGCGGCCCCACCGCAGCGCCCCGCGGGCGAAAGGAACTGGTTTGTCGTGGACTCCATGTGCCGACAGGGGATCTGGGGCGACTGGACCGGCGGCTACTACACCGGCTCGGCTCCGGACATGAACCCCATCGATGACCCCCTCGCGACGTCCTTCAGGGCGGGGTGTAGCGCTCTTTGA
- the glyS gene encoding glycine--tRNA ligase subunit beta, with amino-acid sequence MADLLLEIGTEELPPSAITAGEPQLLELATRLLGRERLAHGAVDTFATPRRLAVLVRDVAQVQEAVSEERRGPPASRAFTDLGEPSEVGIRFARSNGVDPSQLQRRSTPQGDYAYVVRQTPARPALDLLPDVLSEMLGSLSFQRTMRWDDSGVKFPRPIRWIVALFGDKVVPFVHGRVAAGRQSVGHRVFHPGPVEITDAASYESQVRDAGVLAKISERREEIVSEAQRAADSMGGTAIAHDRIVDEVTRIVERPVALTGTFDPGYLELPRAVLTTSMETHLRHIAVQDRDGSLLPGFVVVSNADPGAAAMIAHGNERVLRARLEDARFFFAEDRKVPLQAYARRLNEVVVHARLGSLADRARRMTALLPDTVGWSSIKEGDARAAAIAAPLVKADLLTHMVGEFPELQGEMGAEYALRDSDLAREAGDLLPAVALAVREHYLPRFAGDAVPSSPAGSLVGLLDRLDTLVGYVGIGLLPTGSADPYALRRAAAGFAAICIATGYRIPISDSVARLWEGYRAAGADLQPLDACLEGVSGLLSDRTQAILEREGVAAPFVSMARGSAWTDLPDLAARARAVAEVHASGGLKELVTAHERPHNILRKAGGVDAPLDRSMAVHPAERDLLQTIDSLAGQVTALAAERRYAEALSAAAPLAAPMDRLFDRDAGVMVNDPNEKVRHNRLALLAAAVTVLSAVADLSAVEPKELDAVAAGPGHSSQ; translated from the coding sequence GTGGCCGACCTCCTGCTTGAAATCGGAACCGAAGAGCTGCCCCCGTCCGCGATAACCGCCGGCGAGCCGCAGCTGCTGGAGCTGGCGACGCGGCTTCTGGGCCGGGAACGTCTGGCGCACGGCGCCGTGGACACTTTTGCGACGCCCCGGCGGCTCGCGGTGCTCGTCCGCGACGTCGCGCAGGTCCAGGAGGCGGTTTCGGAGGAACGTCGCGGCCCGCCGGCCTCCAGGGCCTTCACGGACTTGGGTGAGCCGTCAGAAGTCGGGATCCGGTTTGCGCGCTCCAACGGCGTGGATCCTTCACAGCTCCAGCGCCGGTCCACTCCGCAGGGCGACTACGCATACGTCGTGAGGCAGACGCCGGCCCGTCCGGCCCTGGATCTCCTTCCGGATGTGCTTTCCGAGATGCTCGGTTCGCTGAGCTTCCAGCGGACGATGCGCTGGGACGACTCGGGCGTGAAGTTCCCCCGTCCCATCCGGTGGATCGTGGCGCTGTTCGGCGACAAGGTGGTGCCGTTCGTCCACGGCCGGGTGGCAGCGGGCAGGCAGTCGGTTGGGCACCGGGTGTTCCATCCGGGTCCGGTGGAGATCACCGACGCCGCGTCGTATGAGAGCCAGGTCCGCGATGCGGGGGTTCTCGCGAAGATTTCCGAGCGCCGGGAGGAGATCGTCTCGGAGGCGCAGCGTGCGGCGGACTCGATGGGTGGGACGGCTATCGCTCACGACAGGATCGTCGACGAGGTGACGAGGATCGTCGAGCGCCCGGTGGCCCTGACCGGCACGTTCGACCCAGGCTACCTCGAGCTTCCGCGCGCGGTGCTCACGACGTCCATGGAGACCCATCTGCGTCACATAGCAGTTCAGGACCGGGACGGGAGCCTGCTGCCGGGGTTCGTGGTCGTGTCCAATGCAGATCCGGGGGCCGCCGCGATGATTGCCCACGGAAACGAGCGGGTCCTGAGGGCGAGGCTGGAGGACGCCCGGTTTTTCTTCGCCGAAGACCGCAAGGTCCCGCTCCAGGCCTATGCGCGCCGCCTCAACGAGGTGGTGGTGCACGCCCGGCTAGGCTCCCTTGCCGATCGCGCGCGGCGAATGACGGCTCTGCTGCCCGATACCGTGGGTTGGTCGTCCATAAAGGAAGGCGACGCGCGGGCGGCGGCAATCGCCGCGCCCCTGGTCAAGGCCGATCTGCTCACACACATGGTCGGGGAGTTTCCAGAGCTCCAGGGCGAGATGGGGGCCGAATACGCGCTGCGCGACTCCGACCTCGCACGGGAGGCTGGGGATCTGCTGCCCGCGGTCGCACTGGCCGTGCGGGAGCACTATCTGCCGCGCTTCGCCGGCGACGCAGTGCCGTCGTCGCCGGCCGGCTCGCTGGTCGGACTCCTGGACCGGCTCGACACGCTCGTGGGGTACGTCGGCATAGGACTGCTCCCGACAGGTTCGGCTGACCCGTACGCTCTGCGCAGGGCGGCCGCGGGGTTCGCCGCCATCTGCATCGCCACGGGCTACCGGATTCCGATCAGCGACTCGGTTGCGCGGCTCTGGGAGGGCTATCGGGCCGCCGGCGCGGACCTGCAGCCGCTCGATGCGTGCCTGGAGGGGGTTTCGGGGCTTCTGTCCGACAGGACGCAGGCGATCCTCGAGCGCGAGGGAGTCGCCGCACCTTTCGTGTCCATGGCCCGGGGATCGGCGTGGACCGACCTGCCGGACCTCGCGGCGCGGGCACGTGCCGTGGCCGAGGTGCATGCGTCCGGCGGCCTGAAGGAGCTTGTGACCGCGCACGAGCGCCCCCACAACATCCTGCGCAAGGCGGGAGGCGTCGACGCACCGCTGGACAGGTCGATGGCGGTCCATCCTGCCGAGCGGGACCTGCTGCAGACGATCGATTCGCTGGCCGGCCAGGTGACGGCGCTGGCAGCCGAGAGGCGCTATGCGGAGGCCCTATCGGCGGCCGCTCCCCTCGCCGCCCCCATGGATAGGCTGTTCGACAGGGACGCAGGCGTAATGGTCAACGATCCCAATGAAAAGGTGAGGCACAACCGCCTCGCCCTTCTGGCCGCGGCGGTGACGGTGCTGTCGGCGGTTGCGGATCTCTCGGCGGTGGAGCCCAAGGAACTTGATGCCGTGGCCGCCGGCCCCGGACACAGCAGCCAGTAG
- the ppdK gene encoding pyruvate, phosphate dikinase — protein sequence MAGKKATKSGTDRKPKSSIGTSPKPTPKQKKQGSQAARRKATAPRLVYDFSQGNKEMKFLLGGKGANLAEMTNLGLPVPPGFVITTDACREYMRTGKVPPGLQEQVEKRLRALERAMGRSLGDAANPLLVAVRSGSMFSMPGMMDTVLNLGMNDESVKGLASQTGDDRYAWDCYRRFIQMFGKTVTGIPGDDFEQALTQAKGRKAKSLRRSPDSVADTDLESDDMREMVARFKEIYKTHTRRSFPQDPRRQLSMSIEAVFNSWNNKRAQDYRRLEGIDDSLGTAVNVMAMVFGNKGDDSGTGVAFTRDPASGKPGAYGDYLVNAQGEDVVAGIRTPEPLQTLRKLNRKAYDELLKIMERLERHYRDMCDVEFTVEQKKLWMLQTRIGKRTPKAAVRVAVEMANERLITRKEAVRRVSPSQLDQLLHPQFDPDADVKVLARGVNASPGAAVGKVVLDADTAVEWVKRGEKVILVRDETNPDDVHGMYAAEGILTARGGKTSHAAVVARGAGKPCVVGADEVRIELGSRSLEAGGTTVREGDVISIDGTQGTVVLGSVALVAPSVTGEFATLLSWADTFRKLGVRANADTPEDAQRAREFGAAGIGLARTEHMFLGDRLPIVRRAILATGDEERDAALEALLEMQRTDFEGIFRAMDGLPVTVRLLDPPLHEFLPGSKEMAVEIERLRIAGEISQLESLQQEVTERTKLLRLIEQMEESNPMLGLRGCRLGLVIPGIYRMQVRAIMEAACKLAAAGGKPGVEIMIPLVGIESEIRTLRAEADAVAKQVIKATGTRVAYRIGTMIEVPRAALVAREIARHADFFSFGTNDLTQMTYAFSRDDMEGKFLSPYLERQILDDNPFETLDVAGVGRLVEMATRDGRSESPKLKVGVCGEHGGDPQSVAFFHDIGLDYVSCSPFRVPIARLAAAHSAIGPAESAST from the coding sequence ATGGCAGGCAAGAAGGCAACCAAGAGCGGGACGGACCGTAAGCCCAAGAGCTCCATAGGGACCTCGCCCAAGCCGACGCCGAAGCAGAAGAAGCAGGGATCCCAGGCCGCGCGCCGGAAGGCAACGGCCCCTCGCTTGGTCTACGACTTCTCCCAGGGCAACAAGGAAATGAAGTTTTTGCTCGGGGGAAAGGGCGCGAACCTCGCCGAGATGACAAACCTCGGCCTCCCGGTCCCCCCAGGGTTCGTCATCACCACCGACGCGTGCCGCGAGTACATGCGCACCGGCAAGGTCCCCCCGGGCTTGCAGGAGCAGGTGGAAAAGCGCCTGCGAGCCCTGGAGCGGGCGATGGGCCGGTCCCTGGGCGACGCGGCGAACCCGCTACTGGTCGCGGTGCGGTCCGGGTCGATGTTCTCGATGCCCGGAATGATGGACACAGTGCTGAACCTCGGCATGAACGACGAATCGGTCAAGGGTCTCGCCTCCCAGACCGGCGACGACCGCTACGCGTGGGACTGCTACCGGCGTTTTATCCAGATGTTCGGCAAGACGGTCACGGGCATCCCGGGTGACGACTTCGAGCAGGCCCTGACGCAGGCGAAGGGCCGCAAGGCGAAGTCCCTGCGGCGGTCCCCTGATTCGGTGGCAGATACCGACCTGGAGTCCGACGACATGCGGGAGATGGTCGCGCGATTCAAGGAGATCTACAAGACCCACACGCGCCGCTCGTTCCCCCAGGACCCCCGCCGGCAGCTGTCCATGTCGATCGAGGCGGTCTTCAACTCCTGGAACAACAAGCGGGCCCAGGACTACCGCCGGCTGGAGGGAATCGACGACTCGCTGGGAACCGCGGTGAACGTGATGGCAATGGTGTTCGGCAACAAGGGCGATGACTCCGGCACCGGAGTCGCGTTCACCCGCGATCCCGCCAGCGGCAAGCCCGGCGCCTACGGTGACTACCTGGTGAACGCTCAGGGCGAGGACGTCGTGGCCGGTATCCGGACTCCCGAGCCTCTCCAGACCCTGCGCAAGCTCAATCGCAAGGCATACGACGAGCTGCTGAAGATCATGGAACGGCTCGAGCGCCACTACCGCGACATGTGCGACGTGGAGTTCACGGTCGAGCAGAAGAAGCTGTGGATGCTGCAGACCCGCATCGGCAAGCGCACACCGAAGGCGGCGGTCCGGGTGGCCGTCGAGATGGCCAACGAGCGCCTGATCACGCGCAAGGAGGCCGTCCGACGCGTGAGCCCCTCACAGCTGGACCAGCTGCTCCACCCCCAGTTCGATCCCGACGCCGACGTGAAGGTCCTGGCGCGGGGGGTCAACGCCTCTCCGGGTGCAGCGGTCGGGAAGGTGGTCCTGGACGCGGACACGGCAGTCGAGTGGGTGAAGCGGGGAGAGAAGGTGATTCTCGTCCGCGACGAGACGAACCCCGACGACGTGCATGGGATGTACGCGGCCGAAGGCATCCTCACGGCGCGTGGTGGAAAAACGTCTCACGCGGCGGTTGTCGCCCGGGGAGCGGGCAAGCCATGCGTGGTTGGTGCCGACGAGGTGCGGATCGAGCTCGGCTCGAGGTCGCTGGAGGCCGGCGGGACGACCGTCCGGGAAGGCGATGTCATCTCCATTGACGGCACGCAGGGAACCGTCGTCCTCGGATCCGTTGCACTGGTTGCGCCGTCGGTGACGGGGGAGTTCGCGACGCTTTTGTCCTGGGCGGACACGTTCAGGAAGCTGGGAGTCCGAGCCAACGCCGACACGCCCGAGGACGCGCAGCGCGCCAGGGAGTTCGGTGCCGCCGGCATAGGACTGGCGCGAACGGAGCACATGTTCCTCGGTGACCGGCTGCCCATCGTGCGGCGCGCGATCCTGGCCACCGGCGATGAGGAACGCGACGCGGCCCTGGAGGCTCTGCTCGAGATGCAGAGGACCGACTTCGAGGGGATCTTCCGCGCCATGGACGGGCTCCCGGTGACGGTCCGGCTTCTGGACCCCCCGTTGCACGAGTTCCTCCCGGGGTCAAAGGAGATGGCCGTCGAGATTGAGCGACTGCGGATCGCCGGCGAGATCAGCCAACTGGAGTCGCTTCAGCAGGAGGTCACGGAGCGCACGAAGCTGCTGCGGCTGATCGAGCAGATGGAGGAGTCCAACCCGATGCTCGGCCTCCGTGGCTGCCGGCTGGGCCTGGTCATCCCGGGCATTTACAGGATGCAGGTCCGGGCCATCATGGAAGCGGCCTGCAAGCTTGCGGCCGCGGGCGGCAAGCCGGGGGTCGAGATCATGATCCCGCTCGTGGGCATCGAGTCAGAGATCCGGACGCTGAGGGCCGAGGCGGACGCCGTCGCAAAACAGGTCATCAAGGCGACCGGCACCCGTGTCGCCTATCGGATCGGGACGATGATCGAGGTCCCCAGGGCGGCGCTGGTCGCCCGGGAGATCGCCCGCCACGCGGACTTCTTTTCCTTCGGCACCAACGACCTGACCCAGATGACGTACGCCTTCTCGCGCGACGACATGGAGGGGAAGTTCCTCAGTCCGTACCTGGAGCGGCAGATCCTGGACGACAACCCCTTCGAGACGCTGGACGTGGCCGGGGTCGGGCGGCTGGTCGAGATGGCGACGCGTGACGGACGGTCCGAGTCGCCGAAGCTGAAGGTCGGTGTGTGCGGGGAGCACGGGGGCGACCCCCAGTCCGTGGCCTTCTTCCACGACATCGGGCTCGACTACGTCTCGTGTTCGCCCTTCAGGGTTCCCATAGCCAGGCTTGCCGCGGCGCACTCGGCCATCGGCCCCGCCGAGTCCGCAAGCACCTGA
- a CDS encoding alpha/beta hydrolase, whose amino-acid sequence MLRVRTDDGLELAYAESGRLDGRPLVLLHGLSGSSGAWASTAGAVAPRFRVLAVDQRGHGESGRTDDPLDFTLERLVLDVFNVSDALQASPIVLVGHGIGATVAMLAALEDPDRVDALVCVGASAAPLDPASGWMATRVRVAEAVQRGGIQAGWEAYLESGIFGWELDDIPAEIVGRWRKEFTRTAPAAFVGLAGSASSQPDLTPRLRKLRCPTLVVAGSDDQAFGPQAAALAEAIPGAELKVIPGGGHSPQMSRAEEFNETLVAFLKRALPSGR is encoded by the coding sequence ATGCTCCGGGTCAGGACCGACGACGGGCTGGAGCTGGCGTACGCCGAGTCCGGGCGTCTGGACGGGCGTCCACTGGTCCTGTTGCACGGCCTGTCCGGAAGCTCGGGGGCCTGGGCGTCCACAGCCGGAGCCGTGGCCCCGCGGTTCCGCGTCCTGGCGGTCGATCAGCGAGGCCATGGAGAGTCCGGACGGACCGACGACCCGCTGGACTTCACGCTGGAGCGGCTGGTGCTGGACGTGTTCAACGTCTCCGACGCGCTGCAGGCGTCACCGATCGTCCTGGTTGGACACGGCATAGGCGCGACGGTCGCGATGCTGGCGGCGCTCGAGGACCCGGACCGCGTGGACGCCCTGGTGTGCGTGGGAGCCTCGGCGGCGCCGCTTGACCCTGCCAGCGGCTGGATGGCGACCAGGGTCCGCGTGGCCGAAGCCGTACAGCGGGGAGGGATTCAGGCCGGCTGGGAGGCCTACCTTGAGAGCGGGATCTTCGGCTGGGAGCTCGACGACATCCCAGCCGAGATCGTGGGCCGCTGGCGCAAGGAGTTCACACGCACCGCTCCCGCCGCGTTCGTTGGCCTGGCCGGGTCGGCGTCCTCGCAGCCGGACCTCACGCCGCGCCTGAGAAAGCTGCGCTGTCCGACGCTGGTGGTTGCGGGCAGCGACGACCAGGCCTTCGGCCCCCAGGCGGCAGCCCTGGCGGAGGCCATCCCGGGGGCCGAGCTGAAGGTCATCCCAGGCGGCGGCCACTCCCCGCAGATGTCGCGGGCGGAGGAGTTCAACGAGACGCTGGTGGCGTTCCTGAAGCGCGCATTGCCCTCCGGGCGCTGA